One stretch of Jiangella gansuensis DSM 44835 DNA includes these proteins:
- a CDS encoding acyl-CoA dehydrogenase family protein yields the protein MFELSAEHQEFRDVVREFARERIAPHAAGWDRNHEFPVSTVRAMGELGLFGLTAPEEYGGAGGGLTSLCVAIEEIGRVDQSLGITLEAAVGLGITPIVAYGTDEQKRRWLPDLVAGRALAGFGLTEPGAGSDAGATVTRARLDGGEWVIDGAKQFITNSGSELTSCVTITARTGDQPDGTAEVSAIIVPAGTPGFVVEPAYDKLGWHASDTHPLTFDGARVPADHLLGERGNGFAQFLATLDDGRIAIAALAVGCIQAMIDASAGYANERTSFGTPIGSKQGVAFQVADLHVMAEAARLLTYRAAALRDAGAPAAQVKQAAATAKLYATEAAVSATRIATQVHGGYGFMEEYPVARFYRDAKILEIGEGTSEIQRLVIARGMGLPVSA from the coding sequence ATGTTCGAGCTCTCCGCGGAGCACCAGGAGTTCCGTGACGTTGTCCGTGAGTTCGCCCGCGAGCGGATCGCGCCGCACGCCGCCGGGTGGGACCGCAACCACGAGTTCCCCGTCTCGACTGTCCGCGCCATGGGCGAGCTGGGGCTGTTCGGGCTCACCGCACCCGAGGAGTACGGCGGGGCAGGCGGCGGGCTCACCAGCCTGTGCGTGGCCATCGAGGAGATCGGCCGGGTCGACCAGTCGCTGGGCATCACCTTGGAGGCCGCCGTCGGCCTCGGGATCACACCGATCGTCGCCTACGGCACCGACGAGCAGAAGCGGCGCTGGCTGCCCGACCTCGTCGCCGGCCGGGCCCTCGCCGGGTTCGGCCTGACGGAGCCGGGCGCCGGGTCCGACGCGGGCGCGACGGTCACCCGGGCGCGCCTCGACGGCGGCGAATGGGTGATCGACGGTGCCAAACAGTTCATCACCAACTCCGGCAGCGAGCTGACGAGCTGCGTCACCATCACCGCGCGCACCGGCGACCAGCCGGACGGCACGGCGGAAGTGTCGGCCATCATCGTGCCGGCCGGGACGCCGGGCTTCGTCGTCGAGCCCGCCTACGACAAGCTCGGCTGGCACGCCTCCGACACCCACCCGCTGACGTTCGACGGCGCCCGGGTGCCGGCCGACCACCTGCTCGGCGAGCGCGGCAACGGGTTCGCACAGTTCCTGGCCACGCTCGACGACGGCCGCATCGCCATCGCCGCACTCGCGGTCGGCTGCATCCAGGCGATGATCGACGCCAGTGCCGGCTACGCGAACGAGCGGACGTCGTTCGGGACGCCGATCGGCAGCAAGCAGGGCGTGGCGTTCCAGGTAGCTGACCTGCACGTGATGGCGGAGGCGGCGCGGCTGCTGACGTACCGGGCGGCGGCGCTTCGTGACGCCGGCGCCCCGGCGGCGCAGGTCAAGCAGGCCGCGGCGACGGCCAAGCTCTACGCGACGGAGGCGGCGGTCAGCGCCACCCGGATCGCCACCCAGGTGCACGGCGGCTATGGCTTCATGGAGGAGTACCCCGTGGCCCGGTTCTACCGCGACGCCAAGATCCTGGAGATCGGCGAGGGCACCAGCGAGATCCAGCGGCTGGTCATCGCGCGTGGCATGGGGCTAC
- a CDS encoding MerR family transcriptional regulator: MIVWEGADVGDERTWTIAELAEEYGVTLRTIRFYEEQGLLTPQRNGTRRVFHDGDRVRLGLVLRGKRLGFALDEIKKIIGMYDAEPGEVGQLRYLLEQIARRRAELEERRRDIDAALAELADLDRRCRADLDRLAG, translated from the coding sequence GTGATCGTTTGGGAGGGGGCGGACGTGGGCGACGAGCGGACGTGGACCATCGCGGAGCTGGCCGAGGAGTACGGCGTCACGCTGCGCACCATCCGGTTCTACGAGGAGCAGGGGCTGCTCACTCCGCAGCGCAACGGCACCCGCCGGGTCTTCCACGACGGTGACCGCGTGCGGCTGGGCCTGGTGCTGCGCGGCAAGCGGCTCGGCTTCGCCCTCGACGAGATCAAGAAGATCATCGGGATGTACGACGCCGAGCCCGGCGAGGTCGGGCAGTTGCGCTACCTGCTGGAACAGATCGCCCGCCGGCGCGCCGAACTGGAGGAGCGCCGGCGCGACATCGACGCCGCCCTGGCCGAGCTCGCCGACCTGGACCGCCGCTGCCGCGCCGACCTGGACCGGCTGGCCGGCTGA
- a CDS encoding acetyl/propionyl/methylcrotonyl-CoA carboxylase subunit alpha, whose protein sequence is MSSRVTKVLVANRGEIAVRVIRACADAGIGSVAVYADGDRDAPHVRLADEAYALGGESATETYLVIAKLLDVAARSGADAVHPGYGFLAENAEFASAVVDAGLTWIGPPPAAIEALGDKVSARHIAARAGAPLVAGTPDPVTSADEVVEFAKEHGLPIAIKAAFGGGGRGLKVARTLEEIPDLYESAVREAVASFGRGECFVERYLDRPRHVETQCLADQHGNVVVVSTRDCSLQRRHQKLVEEAPAPFLTEEQNAELYRASKAILREAGYVGAGTCEFLVGNDGTISFLEVNTRLQVEHPVTEEVTGLDLVREMFRVAEGAELGYDDPPVRGHSLEFRINGEDPGRNFLPTPGTVTTFRPPAGPGVRVDAGVEAGSVVGQNFDSLLAKLIVTGASREQAVQRARRALAEFEVDGLATAIPFHRAVLDDPAFVPAEPDTPFTVHTRWIETEWDNRVAPYAGSGVDDAEAATVRERVTVEVGGKRLEVVLPGGLGLGANPGAAAASGPQRRPARRGGGRSGAASAGGDALASPMQGTIIKVVAEDGQAVAEGDVVVVMEAMKMEQPITAHKAGTVSGLSAEVGATIANGAVICTIVS, encoded by the coding sequence GTGAGCAGCAGGGTCACCAAGGTGCTCGTCGCTAATCGCGGCGAGATCGCAGTTCGCGTCATCCGCGCGTGCGCCGACGCTGGCATCGGGAGCGTCGCGGTGTATGCCGACGGCGACCGCGACGCACCGCACGTCCGGCTCGCCGACGAGGCCTACGCGCTCGGCGGCGAGTCCGCCACGGAGACCTACCTCGTCATCGCCAAGCTGCTCGACGTCGCGGCCCGCTCCGGCGCGGACGCCGTGCACCCCGGCTACGGGTTCCTGGCCGAGAACGCCGAGTTCGCCAGTGCCGTCGTCGATGCCGGGCTGACGTGGATCGGCCCGCCCCCGGCCGCCATCGAGGCGCTGGGCGACAAGGTCAGTGCCCGGCACATCGCCGCCCGCGCCGGTGCGCCGCTCGTCGCCGGCACACCCGACCCGGTGACCAGCGCCGACGAGGTCGTGGAGTTCGCGAAGGAACACGGCCTGCCGATCGCCATCAAGGCGGCGTTCGGCGGCGGCGGCCGCGGCCTGAAGGTCGCCCGGACGCTGGAGGAGATCCCCGACCTGTACGAGTCCGCCGTCCGCGAGGCGGTCGCCTCGTTCGGCCGCGGCGAGTGCTTTGTCGAGCGTTACCTCGACCGTCCCCGGCACGTCGAGACCCAATGCCTCGCCGACCAGCACGGCAACGTCGTGGTCGTGTCGACGCGGGACTGCTCGTTGCAGCGCCGGCACCAGAAGCTGGTCGAGGAGGCGCCGGCGCCGTTCCTCACCGAGGAGCAGAACGCCGAGCTGTACCGCGCGTCGAAGGCGATCCTGCGCGAGGCCGGCTACGTCGGCGCCGGCACCTGCGAGTTCCTCGTCGGCAACGACGGCACCATCTCCTTCCTCGAGGTCAACACCCGGCTGCAGGTCGAGCACCCGGTGACCGAAGAGGTCACCGGCCTGGACCTGGTGCGCGAGATGTTCCGCGTCGCCGAGGGTGCCGAGCTCGGCTACGACGACCCGCCCGTGCGCGGGCACTCGCTGGAGTTCCGCATCAACGGCGAGGACCCGGGCCGCAACTTCCTGCCCACCCCCGGCACGGTCACCACCTTCCGCCCGCCGGCCGGTCCGGGCGTGCGCGTCGACGCGGGTGTCGAGGCAGGCAGCGTCGTCGGTCAGAACTTCGACTCCCTGCTGGCCAAGCTGATCGTCACCGGAGCGAGCCGGGAGCAGGCGGTGCAGCGAGCCCGCCGGGCGCTGGCCGAGTTCGAGGTCGACGGCCTGGCCACGGCCATCCCGTTCCACCGCGCGGTGCTGGACGACCCCGCGTTCGTGCCGGCCGAACCGGACACGCCCTTCACCGTGCACACCCGCTGGATCGAGACCGAGTGGGACAACCGCGTCGCGCCGTACGCCGGTTCGGGTGTCGACGACGCCGAGGCCGCGACGGTGCGCGAGCGGGTCACCGTCGAGGTCGGCGGCAAGCGGCTGGAGGTCGTGTTGCCCGGAGGCCTCGGTCTCGGCGCCAATCCCGGTGCCGCGGCCGCGAGCGGTCCGCAGCGTCGGCCCGCCCGCCGTGGCGGCGGCCGGTCAGGTGCCGCGTCCGCCGGCGGCGACGCGCTGGCCTCCCCGATGCAGGGCACCATCATCAAGGTCGTCGCCGAGGACGGGCAGGCGGTGGCCGAGGGCGACGTCGTCGTCGTGATGGAGGCCATGAAGATGGAGCAGCCCATCACCGCGCACAAGGCCGGGACGGTCTCCGGACTGTCCGCCGAAGTGGGCGCCACCATCGCCAACGGAGCGGTGATCTGCACCATCGTCAGCTGA
- a CDS encoding TIGR03618 family F420-dependent PPOX class oxidoreductase — protein MPTLSDTARELFSRPIPGWATVLDADGRPHNSIVWVDVDGDDVVFNTAAGRVKERYLRENDVVSLSVLDPDNAWRWASVTGRATLSTADGDEVIDRLAKKYLDADSYPFRKEGEQRVTVRVAVDQVLEETS, from the coding sequence ATGCCCACACTGTCGGACACCGCCCGTGAGCTGTTCTCCCGCCCGATCCCCGGCTGGGCGACGGTACTCGACGCGGACGGACGGCCGCACAACTCCATCGTCTGGGTGGACGTCGACGGCGACGATGTCGTCTTCAACACCGCCGCGGGCCGGGTGAAGGAGCGGTACCTCCGCGAGAACGACGTCGTCTCGCTCAGCGTGCTGGACCCCGACAACGCCTGGCGGTGGGCCAGCGTCACCGGGCGCGCCACCCTGTCGACCGCCGACGGCGACGAGGTGATCGACCGGCTGGCGAAGAAGTACCTGGACGCCGACAGCTACCCCTTCCGCAAGGAGGGCGAGCAGCGCGTCACCGTGCGGGTGGCCGTGGACCAGGTGCTGGAAGAGACGTCCTGA